From the genome of Rattus rattus isolate New Zealand chromosome 6, Rrattus_CSIRO_v1, whole genome shotgun sequence:
AGAGAGCAAGGGCTAGAATTCCTCTCAAGCCATGCTGTCCCACTCCTGTGAGCCTGGACTCCCGGCCCAGTTTCAGCTGGAGTGCTTTCGATTTGGCTCCCAGCAGGCAGTGGCTGTTCCCGCCCCGCCCTGTCCCGTCCCTCCCACCAACTCCAGGCTTAGGAGCCAGCAGATTTGGACCTGGGTGgtggcctctcctcctcctcctcctctttggctGGCACCTGGCTGGGAGGGGCCCTGGGAAGGCAGCACAGTTGGAGCACCATTGAGTAAAGGAACTCTTACCCTGGATCTCACGGAAAGCAAAGGTTCTGATCCATCTGATCAGGAAGACCCCAGGCTTATGGTATCCTGGGTGTTTCCACTTCCTGGTGTTTCCACTTCCTGTATGACCCTGGGATCCTAAGGCCCACTGGGTCCCCTCTTACTATGCTTAGGTTTTTCAAGTACTTCCCTGGGCCTCAGTGACAGTGACCTTCGTGAAACAGAAACTCTGAAGACAGTGGACTGGTCCAAAGGCACCAGAAAGTGAGCTCTCTGCTGCCTGGCCCAGGTTCTAGGGAGCCGGAAGGGCAGTCAGTCCTGGGAGACTCAGCACTCAGCAGAGGTTCTGCTGTGCCGTTGCTGGGattggaggggtggggaaggacgTGCTGCCTAACTGAGGTTCaggttttcctttgcttcttggAAGAATCATAGGGAGGAGAGGATCCAGGAGGCACTGGGTCCTCCTTGCCCTTCACAGGCAATGCCTGTGGGAATGAGGCCACAGAGGACAGTATGAATGAAAGGCCTTGGGCTGGTGAAGTGTTCTAGAACAAGCCTAGGGCAAGCTTCCTGACAGGCCCAGGCACACAAGAGCAGCACACTGTTCTTTAACGTGTCTCCTATGCTTGCTTTTATTCATCTTTCTGGATGACACAGAACCCTCTCACCAATTGTGGTGATGTAGGCCtcgaatcccagcactcaggaggcagaggcaggtagatagatcTCTTTGTTCCAGGCCAtcaagggctacacagtgagattcagtctcaaacaaacaaacaaacaaatcaaactaCTTCTGGGTTGGGCCTTTCTCCAGGAAATGGCGAGGGACCCCTGGCTTacaaggtggggggtgggggttctcTCAACTCTGCCGAGCAGAACACTCTTCAAGAGCTTGACAGGTAGGCCCTGCTTTCCAACCCTGGTCTAGCTCTCCAGCCCGGACTAGAGTACACCAAGCAGTCGGTTGTCTTTTTGCAGTTGtgagaagaaatgggaaaatctcccctcctcctcagaaTGGGCCGAGGACCTATCAGGAAAGCCCAACTTTCTCTCAGGGACTCTGAGAAGGAGCAAATGTGAGAGGGAGGCTGGTCAAGTGTGGGTCCTAGGATGAGTCTCACGGTTTGGGGGGACAAGAAGCACCCCCAAAGAGTACATGTTTGTGGCCTCGTTCTGGAGTTACTGCTGTTGCTACACAGGCAGTGGCTACAGACAACTGAAGCCACAAGGACTATTGGTTGAACCTTGGTAGTCGTCTTTGGCAGCCTCGAGTTCCAGCAGGTGACACAGCTCCAGGCGACTTTTCAAACACTGCTTAGCTCCAAGGTGACTCCAGCTAGTGGCTAGGGTGGCTGGTCGAGCATCCAGCGCTCTCAGTAGGCGTGGCAGATCACGAAGCAGGCGGTAGCGCGGTAGAGCGCGCAGCGGCCGGGGAATGTCACCTTTGGCACAGAGGCGACTGAAGTAGGCGAGCAGCAGCTGGCGTGGAGCAGCGCACGACAAGGTGCGAAGGGATGTAGTTTGCGGGTCGCCGCTGCAGGCAGTGCTGGGGCCCGCACAGCTCCACAGGAGCAACACAGTGCCCTGCTCCCGTGCCACGCGTTCCCGTGCTGCCCAGAGCCATGGCAGTGGTCCAATGCGAGCCACGTGCGTCCCTTCCCAGAGATCCACGATCACGTCGCGTCCACCACCCAGCGCGGTCCGCAGCAGTTCGGCCAAAGCTCCCACCAGGCGTCGCTGTGCCTCTGAGTCCGCTGCGTGTAGGAGTAAAACTGGCCTTGTTCGACCGGGGCCTGGGGACCAAGTAACAACTGATTAGGGTGAGGGGAGTctggggacgggggtgggggtgaggacagtcagcccagccctcctcccctAGGGGCCCTTCATGCACAATGTGTCCTTTATCCGTTCTGGGAGTCAGTCGCCCAAACTGCTAAGCTATTTGTTGCTTATAGGCTAAAGAGGAAAACGTGAAGCTTCTCATACACAGTAAACCGCCTCTGGCAGCTGGGTGGTGGTACAGATAGGAACTGAACGCACAGCCCTTTGCCCTGCCGTAACCACTCCTTCCCACTAGGGGGCCAAGAATAGCAGCCTGTGCTTTGGCCCACTCTTGGTCAAAAAGTACTGGGAACGTCTGAAATTCTCAGGACCAAAGGTGAGTTTACCTGGCAGTAGGCGCCGGCAGAGGAGGACCAGAACTACACCCAGTAGAGTGGTGAGACCCAGCAGTGCCAGGATCAAGAGCCCGAGGTGTCTATGGGAGACTGAATCGAGCACAGGTGAAGGCAAGCCATCTCTTGAGTGCCCgtgctccttccctctctcctctcacccaAGAACTCACCATCAGGACACAAGAGGTGCTTCCCGGCAAACTGgacatctgacctccacacctgagGACACAGGGACCCCACTCATGTGAGCTAGATTACCCCCTGTCTCCCAGGGAAGGAGTCCCACTGGCTTGGGAATTCCTCCAGCTCTAGTTGTGTGTCTAGTACAAACGCCAGTGAGACCACACGTGCTCCCACCTCTGGTCTGGGCTGGAGAGCATAGACCAGCCGAAATAGCCACCAATGAGTGCTAGGCCTTGTCATTATACCTCATTGTGACATGCAATACCAGGTTTTCTCATTTTTAGTGGGAAGGCAAAAtgtaagtgttttgtttgttttgtttttaagatagccTATAACTAGTGACAGCTAAGTCCGTTTAAAACACTTGGCCAAACCGAACACTTTAATGGACCCTGTGCTAGGGGATCTGTAGGGAATAAGGGTACCATTTCTTACCAGGATGCAGCTCCCCTGCCTCAAGAAGGGAATAATGAGGTCCAGTGTCACTGGAACTGAGCCCTGGGTCtgtagggacaaagagtagaataGTTGTCCCCACACATGCAAGTCTGATGGTGTCTCACCCACCTCCATCCCACCTAGTTAAAGGTCCCAGTGACACCTCCAGAAAACTTCCCCAGCCACCAACGACCACTGATCTTCCCCAGATATTAGCTGTCGTGGCTGAGTtaacatatctctctctctcacatacacacacacacacacacacacacagagagagagagagagagagagagagagagagagaaggagagagagaggggagagggagggagagagagggagggggggagggagggagagagaagggggggagaggaggagagagagagaggagggaggagggaaagaagagaggagagagagagagggagagagagagaagcagagagagggagagggaggagggagggagggagggagaaaagggaggaaggggagagggatggggatgggaggagggaaggaggagggaggggagggagagagagagagagagagagagagagagagagagagagacctgatcATGTGGCCAGCTCTTCACCCCCTACACAGCTGAAGAGGCGTCTTGTCCACTGGGAAGAAAAGGCTATGGAGGCTGCAAGCTAGCTTGAGGCTTGACTGTTGCTTTTCTAGTTCTCGGTTTGTGACCTTTCTGTGGATTTGAATAAtatcttctccctccccagcctcagatctttatttgcagatgggGAGCAATTATCTTTAGTAGGTTACTGGGAGCATTAAATGGAAATATGCATATGGGTACTTTAATAAACTGataaatatataattgttatgtgtgtaattacattataacacacatatatagatatacacacacatatattagaGGAGGCCAAAGCCTGTTCTGTGTGTTCTTCCTATATCTCCTAGTGCATAGTACAGGGTGAGCAGAGTAGGTGCTCGGGAAATGTGTACTGAACCAGAGAGAACTGGTTGCTGTGTGTCTACAGAGGAGATGTGGCTCCACTCTGTGCTCCACAAGTTAGTAACAAGGTTGACCAGTCAGCCCCACCCTTCAGGAGCACCACCTTCCTCTACTCTGCACCCCTTGCATGCTTGACTCCAGTCTCAAGGCAACTGTCAAGCCAGTAGAAACTCAGATCATAAGTGTTTGCTATCCTCTGTCTGTTTGGGAGCCCCCGGGGCTCAAAGCAATGATCTAGCTGCAAGGGAGCCTTTGAGAGAGCTCTGTGTGCAGAGAGCATGGCATGCTTGGTCAGCTTATTGCTGTGGTTTTGTGAGTAAATCtgattgtggtttttgttttttgttttttgtttttgtttttttttttcccagagctggggaccgaacccagggccttgcgcttcctaggcaagcgctctaaccactgagctaaatccccaaccccctgattgTGGTTTTTAAATCAGATACACAGAACAAAGTCAGCGAGGCAACCTATTATTAGCCCACATGATGGAGCTGCACCAGTGCAGTACTGTACAGTGAGTACTGTTCAGTGAGTACTGTACAGTGAGTACTGTTCAGCGAGTACTGTACAGTGAGTACTGTACAGTGAGTACTGTTCAGTGGGTACTGTTCAGTGAGTACTGTTCAGTGAATACAGTGAGTCCTTCAGCTTCTAGAGGCCTCTAGAGAGCCAGTGAACTTCTTCTTATAGAGTCATGAGACCTGGGAGAGGACAGCTGGGGTGAGGGGTAGCCTCACTATGGCTGAGGAACTGACTCCATGGGTGCATTTTCTATGCAAACATGAGCACTTGGATTTAAATCCTAAGCATCcagaatcttaaaaaaagagctgggtggtggtggtggtggtgatggtggtggtggtggtggtagtacacacctttaatcgcagcacttgggaggcagaggcaggaggatctctgagtctacagattgagttccaggacacctagggctgcaaagagaaaccctgttgggaggcaggggaagccaggcatggctatATATTCATGCAACCCTAGCCTTGGGGGCCAGAGACAGGTGACTCCCAGGACTTCACTGGACTGCCAACCTAGCTGAAAACAGCaagctgcaggttcagtgagagaccttgtctcagactAAAGAATAGAAATGGATGAAGGTAAGAATGAGACCTCTGGTCTCTTCTTtgcacacctacacatgcatatgcatacatcatacacacacacacacacacacacacacacacacacacacacacacacacacagtggcttcAGTGGGTTGGAGAGTAGCTGCAGGAGGGAGTGCCAGCATCTGGATGCTATTCTCTCTGTAAACTGAGGCACTGAAAGGGTTAGGAACTCCCTCATGAAGGACCCCACAGATCAACAGAGGGCCAGTAATCCAAGGCTGATCAAGAAAATAATCTATGACAGAAAACAGAATACCTCCACCCATGCAGGATCTGCCTCACTGAAGTAACAAGGAGGTCAGGGATATGCATTGTTCAAGAGAACCTGGCAGGAAACAAACCCTAGCTAGGCCATACCTGACTGATGCTGTACACAGGAGTCATGGAGCTATCCAGCCCCAAACCTGGGTTACTCCAGGCAGCACTGAAGGTAGCATATGTCCTCGTCGAAAAGTGAAGAATCAGCTGTTGGGCCTGGGTATCCATGCTCACAGTCCAGGATGGGAGAGAGCCTGTTTGTGGGAGGTAATCAGAGCTGGGTTGCTCTGGACCTGAGGGTCACAGGCGAGTAGGGCTGAGATGTGGGAGAAGGAATTCCTCATTGACTCACCACTCTGGCGGGGACATTCAACATGGCtactgttttcaaaagaaaactgagaaacacAGACATGGCAGGTCAGAAGGAATCAGTCCCATCCGTCCTCCCACTGCCAGCCCCCTGCCCACAGTTATACCTTAAAGCAGAGCTGGGGGTGCAAGTCCACATTCTCCAGGATATACCACTGTTGGGGAGATGGGAGTTAGTCAGGGAGAAGGTCCCTGGGCCCCgatcctcccacctcagtccTGGAGGGAGGTGGCTGCCCTTACTCCTTCTGACTCCTGTGCTGTGGCATTGGGAAGGATTTTGCAGGGTGTGACTGGGTCCTGCCTCCAGCAGAGAGAGGCCTCCAGTTTCAGTGGGCAGCGGAGTGTCAGAGCCATGACCATCTGACTGTGCTGGCTGTAGTCAGTGAAGCGTATTGACTTCCAGAAGTCGGAGCCATCTGGAAGGTGGcaggtccaaggatgaggccATAGCCCAGTTGTAgccccatctccccaaccctacTCCAGGGCACAAGGAGAAAATACCAAAATTCCAGGACAACTCCTGCTCACCGGTGCTTGGCAGCTGAGTAAACCCCCACTCTCCCTACCCACCTTTCTACCCAGCCTTCTTGCCTTTATCTTCCATCCCGGGTCTCCACACTACTCAAAACTACTCCCCATGCTCAAATTCTGTGCAGGCTCCTCCCAGATTCTAAATGCCTCTTTCCTGACTCTTCTTTCTAAAGCCTGTCCATTTTCTGAGCTCAGCTCAGGTGTGGGCGCCTCTGAGAGCCTCTCTGCTCGCAGCAGTGTCTAGCTTTGCGTTACTTGTATCTGAGTGCTCGTTCCCTCCTGAGGTCGGCGCTGTGCACACAGCATTCTAGACAACACCAGCCACTTCCCCGTGGAATAGTTCCCTCAAGTCAACAGTTTGGGGTTTTACTGATGAAGGAAGGGTGGCGGGGATGGAGACGATCTGGGGATAACCCATGGCAGAGCTGGGAAGCGAGCCTAGGTCTGTAGTTGGTCCTCCCTGGGTGACCCTCCTCCACTCAGCACTTAGGGAGTTCTTCTGCAGGTTGATGGCTAGACGCTGCTCCCCCTGCCCTCCCAAAAGAAATGTGCTCATGCAGTctggtctctgtctttgtctctgtctgtctgtctctctgtctctctctctctctcacatacacacgcacactcacacggggtgggggagagagggaggggggagagggagagaggagagaatggatGAGAATCAGGATTGATACAGCACTCACAAGCTTCAGGCCAGCTCTGGAAGGGACACTTTTTGTGCCTCACAGTGTCCTCCTGCAGGTAGGAGGCCTGGGGAGACAAACGTAGAGAgcatcaagaaaatgtcttttccaGCATCGTTAGTTCTGGCCCTAGCTCACTACAGTGAAGTACCCTGAGCTTAGACACTAATCAGGGAGCCCTGTGTAGtaagggaaggggttagggctCAAGAGCATAGGAAAGAGCGGCCAATAAGGCAgtctcctctggtctccaaagAGAACTATTCCCAGCAACAGGAAACTCCTCAGGGCCGCATCCCCCAATTTCCAGCTTCCCTGACCCTCATCGTGGGCTTTCTCCAGGGCCCTGTGTTATTCCTCGTTCTCAGGAATTGTGTGATCTGTCTCCTTACAGGGCAAGGCACTACATACCTGGGTATCCAAGGGATGCTATCCTTCTCTCAATATTCCTCTTCCCCTAATGATGCCCAAAACATCTTTATCTTAAGACTTACAAGGAGAGATGGAGGGCTACAATGGAGGGCTAGAGAGGGCATGGCTTTGAGAGGAATGTACAACCTTGGTTCTCAAGAACATCCAGGCAGGGCTGAGGTGGAACTGCCTAGGACCCTTCTACCTATGAATGTCTGTGGCTCACAGCCAAGCAGCACCAGTTTCCTAAGCATCCCTTGTCCTTTCGGAGTTTCTCTTTAGTGCTGTGGGGCCCGTTGTATCTCTCCGTCCACCCCAAGTCCTTCATAAATTGATTTACTGGAGATTGGCTAGGCAAGGAGCCATGGTTAACCCAAATCCCCTTCTTCTCACCTCTATGCACATGCAGGGCAGAAGGAATTCATAAGGCAGGTCTACAGTGTGGCCCCCAGACACAATTTTCTGTTGATAAAACCACAAAGGAATAGAAAAAGAGGCATCTAAGACAAGGCATGGGTATTGTAGACAAAGTAGGAGGAAGCTAAGTCCTCAGACAATATACCTTATTTCCCTACTTTATCAAGCTTACTTCTTTTTCATAGGCTCTTGGTTCTAGACTCTGGCCATTTgccagagaggaaggaatatATAGTTCTGAGCACCAGTTGTATGCCATGTAGGGTGTTACAAGCATCACCTCTATCAAGGCTAACATCACCTTGAAGTTAGAAGGTACAGCCAGTGTAGACATGAACAGAGTTGAATACTCCAGAACATAGCTTCAGTCTTTGCGTGTGATGCCTAGCTATGCACAGGGGCATCTGTGATGATTGGAGGTTGAAGTGGGCTGCAGGACCTGGCTTGGGAGATTAGGGGATATAATTTTCTGAGGGCTAGACAAGAGAAGAGTGCCAAGACACAGGTGACCATTTTGTCAAATTATCAGGGGAACAGCCTTTTGAGGAAATAACaatgtttttgctgttgtttttctcaaggcAGGGGCTCATGTATCCcaagctgacctcagactcattGTATCTccgaggataaccttgaactcctgatcctcctacttctatCTCCCACCCCATTTGCACAATGCCAGAGATCATGCGtggtagacaagcactctaccaaccggGCAGCCCTGGGAGTATGTGCCATTCATTCCTTTCTGGTCCCTCCTCTCAAGTAACATAGCCCACACCTTTTCTGTCTAGTCAAATTAAAGTCTTAATACCTCATTTTATAAGTTTTGAGTAATTACTTTCTCTATCCAGGCCTTAGTCTCCTCCATTTGCTCAGGAATTGTCCGTCTCTCTGCTCAGGAAATGTGCGATCTGTCTCTTTACAGGACTTGGCACTACATACCTGGGTATCAAAAGGACTACTCATTTCCTCACATTCCAGTGCCCACTGGTAACAAAGGCGTACGTTGGCCTCTGGGCCTGGAGGAATAGTCACCCGAATAGCCTGTACCTCAGGCAGCAAATCAAAGGAGAATTCAGGTCCTAGGGAGAAGGAAGACTTGGTGACCCTGGTTCAGGTAAGGCTGAAACCATATCCTGTCACCCATCATACCTACCTCCATGCTTTTGTGAACCTGCTCCAGGGAGATGTTCTATTCCTTCTGCAGCTGAAGGCTGGGTCCTTTTGGTACGAAGGCCTCTGTGGGAGATGGCTAGGAAGGGGGTGGAAATTTGATGGCTCTCCTGAGACAAGGAAGGGCTACCTAGTAGCTTCCTCTGCAAGTGGAGAATGAAGTGGTGTTAATACAGGAGCCAGGAAGTCTGCCTTCTAGTTCTGCCTTGGAACTTGAGAGACCACAGGCAAATCTCTCAAGTTCttttggcctcagtttcccttacTGTGCAATGTTTACATTTTCAAACTCCTTTTGTAGCTGGAGAACAAAGtaaggggcaaaaaaaaaaaaaaaaagaaagaaaaaagaaagaaagaaagaaagaaagaaagaaagaaagaaagaaagaaaggggttgTAACCATTGGGTAGAGCCATAAACCACAGCACACCTGGAAGGGTGATGGTGTCCAGTGCCTCCAACGGACTTCAAATTCATGAGGACTTTTAGATTTCCTCACCAAGAGAGGGAACCAGCCACACTGAAGCCCTACAGGAGGGAGACACACTTCGTATCTAGGTATTCATGGCCTCTGTCTTACCTGAGACTTGATCCAATACTGGATAGAAAGTCATTATAAATCATGGAGTGCAATGATATCGAGCTTCTTTGGTGGCGGAAAAAAATATTGAGGctcagagaacacagaagagaGGATAGGAAGAATGCAGGAGTCAGAAGACGAAGAGGAATACTCTGAAGTCTTCTAGACACGCCATGGTGGTTGTGCACAAGATCTGTGCAAGATCAAGCCAGCAAGATCAGCCAATACCCAGTAGGCGGCCCCGCTGATTGGACTCAGTGAGTGATGAACAAACAGAGGAAGGAGTGGTTTTATACTTGtatcaagaggcagagacaggaatttgaggccagcctggtctacactgcaaGTTCCAGGTGAGTCAGGACTATACAgcgagcctctgtctcaaaaatcggAAAGATACATACGTGTGGAAAGATGAGTAAGCAGTTCAGAACACtcgctgttcttttttttttttttctcggagctggggaccgaacccagggccttgcgcttcctaggcaagcgctctaccactgagctaactccccaaccctgCTTATTTGCTTTCTAATGTTTACTCATTTTTGACTTCAACAGCTGATGCACCATGAGGATGAATGCTGTTCTTAGAGGACCCAGaattggttcctagcacccacatggtggctcacaaccatctctaactccagggtCAGGGGGATGTGATTTCCATGGGCACCACATGCatgtaatatacacacacacatatatacacacaggaaaacattcctgcacaaagcttaaatgcttttttttttaaagatatgaatgTGGGACAGGGTGGGTTTGATAAAAACagattgtatacatgtatgagatttttaaataataaatacaaggtattttgtttctttttaaatgtttaggtttatttattttattttacatgtatgaatgttttgtctgcacgtgtgcatgtgcaccatgttcatgcctggtgcctactgagatcagaagaagacattggactCCCTGGAACTATACAGTTAGAGATAAGTCACCATGTGAATGCCTGGAATCCAATCTAGACCCACTGGAAGAGCACAAGTGTTTATAACAgtcgagccatctttccagccccaataagacattttaaaataaataaaacaattaaaaaaatcttaagttGAGAAAAAAGATACACCTCCCACAAAGGTAGGTATTCACTGTAGcatgattttttccccctgtgtttctctgtgtaactttggctgctctggaactcactctacagaccaggttaaccttgaactcagagatcctcctgcctctgcctcctgagtgctggattaaaggcctgtgccaccattgcctggctgtagcatgatttctttccttcttttttttttttaaattttcttttgaggcagggtttctcagtgtaaccgGCCTTGGCTGTTGTGGACTCTGCAGACTAAGCTAGCCACACAGATTGGctcacctctctctcccaaggggtaggtagggttaaaggcatggcagcatcatttcttttcttttttttttttttttttattttttttttggagctggggatcgaacccacggccttgcgcttgctaggcaagtgctctaccactgagccaaatccccaaccccggtagcATCATTTCTaatgataaaaaattttaaactaatgttttctgattttatgtttaatattgtgtgtgtgtgtgtgtgtgtgtgtgtgtgtgtgtctgtgtgtgtctgtgtctgtgtataggtatgtgcGAATGAGTGCAGATGCTTGAAGAGGTCAGAAACATCGGGTTCCCTGGAGGTGGaattgtgagctgcctaacatgggtactgggaactgagctcaagttttctgcaagagcatcgAGTGCTCTTAGTCGCCGAGCCAACTCTGTATCCCCTGATCAACTGCTAGTCTTAAAGGGTGTGTTCAGTGTACACCTAG
Proteins encoded in this window:
- the Il17re gene encoding interleukin-17 receptor E encodes the protein MGSPRLAALLLSQPLLFICLAVSAQVACPCLPRWTSHCLLAFRVDKHFAGLQCGWFPLLVRKSKSPHEFEVRWRHWTPSPFQRKLLGSPSLSQESHQISTPFLAISHRGLRTKRTQPSAAEGIEHLPGAGSQKHGGPEFSFDLLPEVQAIRVTIPPGPEANVRLCYQWALECEEMSSPFDTQKIVSGGHTVDLPYEFLLPCMCIEASYLQEDTVRHKKCPFQSWPEAYGSDFWKSIRFTDYSQHSQMVMALTLRCPLKLEASLCWRQDPVTPCKILPNATAQESEGWYILENVDLHPQLCFKFSFENSSHVECPRQSGSLPSWTVSMDTQAQQLILHFSTRTYATFSAAWSNPGLGLDSSMTPVYSISQTQGSVPVTLDLIIPFLRQGSCILVWRSDVQFAGKHLLCPDVSHRHLGLLILALLGLTTLLGVVLVLLCRRLLPGPGRTRPVLLLHAADSEAQRRLVGALAELLRTALGGGRDVIVDLWEGTHVARIGPLPWLWAARERVAREQGTVLLLWSCAGPSTACSGDPQTTSLRTLSCAAPRQLLLAYFSRLCAKGDIPRPLRALPRYRLLRDLPRLLRALDARPATLATSWSHLGAKQCLKSRLELCHLLELEAAKDDYQGSTNSPCGFSCL